The Kocuria sp. TGY1127_2 genome includes a window with the following:
- a CDS encoding deoxyguanosinetriphosphate triphosphohydrolase, with the protein MSSPTEPNQPGYSPRDADRWLPEHHKNLYRSQFERDRARVLHSSALRRLGFKTQVVSPSSDDFIRTRLTHSLEVAQVGREVGRMIGCDPDVVDAACLAHDLGHPPFGHNGEAALDVIAAQAGGFEGNAQTLRLLSRLEPKVIMPDGHSAGLNLTRACLDAACKYPWTKEDAPVTNGRKSRKFGVYEDDLPVFEWFRDGAPPGQKCLEAQVMDLADDISYSVHDVEDAVFGGHVQLGWMDRPAERDRVMTWTQRWYMPDTDPEELEAALVRLQHLDEWLPLMTGTRASMAALKALTSRLIGRFAGEAIAATRAEYGQGNLTRYDAQLRIPRDTLTEIAVMKGIATAYVMAVRDQGPLYENQREMLAVLVEALMDTDGLFLDPVFAADWRETDRQDEAGRLRLVVDQVASLTDSSAVRLQDRITGLNWRIGDKPLW; encoded by the coding sequence ATGTCTTCCCCGACTGAACCGAATCAGCCCGGCTACTCGCCGCGCGATGCAGACCGGTGGTTGCCGGAGCACCACAAAAACCTCTACCGGAGTCAGTTCGAGCGCGATCGGGCGAGGGTTCTCCATTCCTCGGCCCTGCGCCGCCTGGGCTTCAAAACCCAGGTCGTCTCGCCGAGTTCGGACGACTTCATCCGCACCCGCCTGACGCACTCGCTCGAGGTCGCCCAGGTGGGTCGAGAGGTGGGGCGCATGATCGGCTGCGACCCGGACGTCGTCGACGCCGCATGCCTGGCCCACGATCTGGGGCACCCGCCCTTCGGACATAATGGAGAGGCCGCCCTGGACGTGATCGCGGCACAAGCAGGCGGATTCGAAGGCAACGCCCAGACCCTTCGCCTCCTGAGCCGACTCGAGCCCAAAGTGATCATGCCCGATGGCCACTCCGCGGGCCTGAATCTGACCCGCGCTTGTCTCGACGCCGCGTGCAAATACCCGTGGACCAAGGAAGACGCACCGGTCACCAACGGTCGCAAGAGCCGGAAATTCGGTGTCTACGAGGATGACCTGCCTGTCTTCGAATGGTTCCGGGACGGCGCACCTCCAGGCCAGAAATGCTTGGAAGCCCAGGTCATGGACCTCGCCGACGATATTTCCTATTCCGTTCACGACGTCGAGGACGCCGTCTTCGGGGGTCATGTGCAGTTGGGGTGGATGGATCGACCAGCGGAACGCGATCGGGTCATGACATGGACCCAGCGCTGGTACATGCCGGATACCGACCCTGAGGAACTCGAAGCCGCGCTGGTGCGGCTTCAGCATCTGGACGAGTGGCTGCCCCTGATGACCGGAACGCGGGCATCGATGGCGGCTCTCAAGGCGCTGACGAGCCGACTCATTGGGCGGTTCGCGGGAGAGGCCATTGCGGCGACCCGTGCGGAGTACGGCCAGGGCAATTTGACCCGTTATGATGCCCAGTTGCGTATTCCGCGGGACACCCTCACGGAGATCGCGGTCATGAAGGGGATCGCTACCGCATACGTCATGGCAGTCAGGGATCAGGGACCTTTGTACGAAAATCAGCGCGAAATGCTTGCCGTGCTGGTCGAGGCTCTCATGGATACCGACGGACTCTTCCTTGACCCTGTGTTCGCTGCGGATTGGCGGGAGACGGATCGGCAGGATGAGGCTGGTCGGTTGCGGTTGGTCGTCGACCAGGTTGCATCGCTCACAGATTCCTCGGCCGTACGCCT